A single genomic interval of Lentimicrobium saccharophilum harbors:
- a CDS encoding ABC transporter permease, with translation MKKIFFTGRKLYILTIALEAVFANRFRSMLTALGIIFGVAAVIAMLAIGNGAKQEILEQMKLVGVNNIIIMPKVESKMEEAAKENGQGKQATEKFSPGLTLADAASIAAIIPSVEKVSPEVVYESVIISEGVSTYGKVSGVTPDFFDVFSLPLERGEMFNEEQLREGKAVCILGATIKAKLFPHSDPVGRYVKCGNVWLKVTGVLQSRAVNAEISENLGISDYNNQVYAPIQTMLLRYRDRSVVTTAMIRGGSSGSVVIDGGFMSFSSSGGSDEGVANQIDKIVVQVKETDLISQTSEIIQRMLKRRHAGVDDFEIKVPELLLKQEQRTKDIFNIVLGAIASISLIVGGIGIMNIMLASVMERTKEIGIRMATGATRKDVIFQFLAEATLISLSGGIVGIFLGMALAKIIMEVAGILTIVSLASIVISFGVSATVGIAFGYMPAKKAAMQDPVTSLRYE, from the coding sequence ATGAAAAAAATATTTTTCACCGGCCGGAAACTCTACATACTCACCATTGCACTGGAAGCCGTTTTTGCCAACAGATTCCGTTCCATGCTCACGGCGTTGGGAATAATCTTTGGTGTAGCTGCGGTAATTGCCATGCTTGCCATTGGCAACGGGGCAAAACAGGAGATTCTTGAACAGATGAAGCTGGTGGGGGTGAACAACATCATCATCATGCCAAAGGTGGAGTCAAAAATGGAAGAAGCTGCCAAGGAAAACGGACAGGGAAAGCAGGCTACTGAAAAATTCTCTCCGGGATTAACGCTTGCCGATGCCGCCAGTATTGCGGCCATCATTCCTTCTGTTGAGAAAGTCAGCCCGGAAGTGGTGTATGAATCTGTGATTATTTCAGAAGGGGTGAGTACCTATGGAAAAGTAAGCGGTGTCACCCCGGACTTTTTTGATGTTTTCAGCCTCCCCCTCGAACGTGGTGAGATGTTTAACGAGGAGCAGTTGCGCGAAGGAAAGGCGGTCTGCATTCTCGGGGCTACCATCAAAGCAAAGCTGTTTCCCCATTCCGATCCGGTCGGAAGGTATGTCAAATGTGGCAACGTCTGGCTCAAGGTTACCGGCGTATTGCAGAGCCGTGCCGTGAATGCGGAGATTTCGGAAAATCTGGGTATCAGTGATTACAATAACCAGGTTTATGCGCCTATTCAAACGATGCTTTTACGATACCGCGACCGTTCTGTGGTCACAACGGCTATGATCAGGGGAGGTAGCAGCGGAAGTGTGGTTATTGACGGGGGATTCATGTCTTTCTCCTCTTCAGGGGGCAGCGATGAAGGCGTAGCCAACCAGATCGACAAGATTGTGGTGCAGGTAAAAGAGACCGACCTGATCAGCCAGACATCGGAGATCATTCAGCGGATGCTCAAACGCCGGCATGCCGGGGTGGATGATTTCGAGATCAAGGTGCCGGAACTCCTGCTGAAGCAGGAACAACGCACAAAAGATATTTTCAACATTGTGCTGGGGGCCATTGCCAGCATTTCACTCATTGTCGGCGGTATAGGAATTATGAATATCATGCTGGCCTCAGTGATGGAGCGCACCAAGGAAATCGGTATCCGTATGGCCACCGGCGCCACCCGGAAGGATGTTATTTTTCAGTTTCTGGCAGAAGCAACCCTGATCAGCCTTTCGGGAGGAATTGTCGGAATTTTCCTGGGCATGGCCCTGGCGAAAATCATCATGGAAGTTGCGGGCATTCTTACCATCGTTTCATTGGCCTCAATTGTAATTTCATTCGGTGTTTCAGCCACAGTGGGAATCGCCTTCGGGTATATGCCTGCCAAGAAAGCCGCAATGCAGGATCCAGTGACTTCTCTCCGGTATGAGTAA